aaggaaatataaaagaaattgaTTTTTTAAGTTGCAAAAGTGTTATATTACCAGAACAACATTTGAATGCAAAGGacaattttatttgtacAACAAGAATTCTTCcaaatttttatgaaaCACCACCTGATAAAGCTGctaaattaaaaatgacacaggaaaataatattgataaagCTAATATGGGTACGAATGTATACATACAAAGAACATCATCATTAAGTAACATGAATGTTCTTCAGTATGCAGATGAAGTACACAACAATTTACAAGATTCAAATGTTCATGAAATAAATGAACCATTAATTTTTGCAGATGTTAACCAATATTGTGGTGATGCAAATACCCAAGGAATTGATCCAGGTGTAGTAGCTGTTTCCAATGCTTTGTTTGCATATAACAGTGCCTTCCAATCTATACCAATTAAAAGTTCTCCAAACGTTTTTAAAAGAAGATCAAAAGGAGAAGCAAATTCAGAATGGAGTAATGCTTTTGTTACTAGAGTAGACCCATATGAATGTACCGACCCAGAAGAAGAATTTAAACCTTATGAAGTTACCaaatattatgatgaaGGAAAGGTTAAAACtgtttttaattttgatcaagaaaattataaccAAGATATGTGAACATGAAATATATGcatttatgtatatatatatatatatatatatgtatatatgtatatatgtgcatatgtatatatgtatatatgtgcatatgtatatatgtatatatgtctatatatttatatccaCGTCGTTTAACGCACAGATATACACATAATCTTCTTgcactttttttttttttttttttcttttcctttCGTTTTTTCAGGTTGcataaattttatatataagcacaatttatatgacgtatatattaaaatatttattagttacattttttataagaacggtgtaaaattaaataatatgctcatatatatgtatatttatttgtatacctatatatgtgtgtaaCTAAATTGCTAcctattattttttttttttgttgatTCTATTGTATAAcagttatatatatatatatatttatttatttatttatttatcttttcAAGTTATATAGTAATATGCATACATTATATGAATCTCCATTTGctataaaataatataaatctatgtaaatataatatctttttattttaaaggggagaaaaaaaagaaaaaaaaaaaaggtaacgacatgtatataatttttgatttttttcttattaacCAGtactatatataacaacattttcaatatatatatatatatatataatataatatataacatatttatgATGTGTACCTACATAATAGAattttatgatataatataatttttcatttacCATTAGTTTTACACGTATTATAGCTACCTTTTAATATGTACCATctgatatatattatcattatttctccctttttttttcgtttccattattttatttattattctgtttttttcttttttttttttttttttttttttttttttttttttttttttttaaaaaatttaaaataatcttttttttttttttttttttttattaaaaaaaaaaatatttttacttttttttttttttttttttatttttttttttttttttttttttttttNNNNNNNNNNNNNNNNNNNNNNNNNNNNNNNNNNNNNNNNNNNNNNNNNNNNNNNNNNNNNNNNNNNNNNNNNNNNNNNNNNNNNNNNNNNNNNNNNNNNtatatatatatatatatataatagacACAGAAAAcgaaaaaatatatttaataataaaataaaataatatgattaaaataagaatataaaaagaatggttcacataaaaatgaaaataatataaaataatatatattgtcTACATGAAAAATGttgtattttatataataatatagataaaattcaatatttataatatatatatatatatatttatttatatatatttattttttttcgCGGTGTTGTAAGATGTGTATTTACAGATGCAATGatacaaatataaagtttaaaaaatattaactataagatatatatatatatatatatgtatatattttataaatgtgttattttatacaaTAATTGGGTATACATATGTAGCATCCTACTTTgtcacatatatatacaagttatattttcattaaaatGATTAATTTTTGATTCTTTTCGGTTtagaaaattaaaaaaattaaatacacaaaatatatatatatatatatatatacaattaatggatatattattttatctttcTCGTTAATGGCATAATGTTAAAGATAACATGTGTTGgcctttttttttacatcATTAAAAGTCTCTTTGTAAATACAAAAGCTCCTGAAACGTCTCTTGAAAAAATAACTGAGTTTAGGCAACAACATAGAAAAACATTAGATGGAAGATTATGTGCTGCAGCATTTCTTCATGATGATCAGACTTATACAAATTGTACTACTTCTCTATCCCCTGACGGAACAAGTGGTTccttaaaaaaataataaaataaataaatatatacatatatatatatatatatatatatatatatatatatatttatatttatatatatatattagaccgtatcaatatttttacataatttataCTTTCCATTTTAGGAAGGGAATGGTGTTATGTCGAAGTTCAATTACTAGGAAAAGGTTCTCGAGATTGGGATTATTGTAGGGATTCGATAAATTATGACAAGTTAAGGTTGCATGCTAAAAAGGTGTTTGAAGAAAAATCTTTAGAAGCAGACAGACTTAAGGATAGATTACATGTATTGAATAGTAGAGTATATAGTATGttacaaaaatatgattCTGTGTGCGGAAAAAAGCATGAACTAATAAATTCTAGAATTGAAAAGATAAATGAATGGTTAGATAAGAGTTCAGAATCCATTATGAAAATAGAAAACAATACTAATGATTTAAATTCAACAAAAAGTATTATTGATCAATTACAAATAGATattaaagaagaaaataaaaatgtgaAACAATCTGAAGAAAATTGTAAGAATTTACCAGGATATGAAAATGAACCACATAGTGATGGATTAAAAGtttcttattttaataatcTGTTTTTTGATGGTATACCTATAGAAACAAGAATtgaaaaagatattaattttttatataatagtaGAGGACCattagaaaatatatcacCTCATAAATATTCTATTCGTTATGAAGGGTACATATTTGTTCCACATAATGGGACATATACATTTACTGTAGAAACAGATTGTTATATTAGATTATTggtaaataataaagttATATTAACTTATGGTTTAGAAGAAGTTGTAGATATGACAGATGAAAATATGTATCATTATAATCAACATGATATGTATCAATATAATGATggatataaattaaatacacctttttctttttcatatcCACAATATAgtcatataaaatatactttaaataatgatgatttaagtgaaataattaaaaaaaattctatACCTATAGAATTGTTAGGTGGAGAAAAACATAAATTTGTATTAGAAATATCACATTCTTCtcatttaaaatataaaaatgaagaatcCAGTTCTTTCAAATTATATTGGAAATCCAGTAGAATTCATGAACAAATGATACAAAgtcattatttttttacagaaaatattattccACCCACTAGATTCTCCTCTTTAGATCCTGACATATTTGAACTTGGATTAGTTGATATAAATCAACAAGtgtataaaaatgataatagtTGGATTATTACAAATGttaatacaaaatatgTAGGTTTACATCTTTTAAAAACACAAGAACATCCTACATATAATAACTTTTCTCTATCTATTAATACAGCAtcaaatttatttatcGCTTCGCCtatagataatatatttccaTTAAGTCCCTACAAAGATTCTTTGTGGAAAGTATTCGATACGGGTGATATTATagaaatagaaaataaaggtaataataataataataataataataataacaataataataatagtaataataatataatctataaaaaaaaacagtttaaaataaaattcattcctttaaaaaataaatcagaattaaaattttatatatcaaaaaatattcccttctttatttttgctcaacaaagaaaaatatttccaACGATATGTAATGGGGAACAACAAATTTTGTCATCACCTTCTCATGCTGTATTTAAAGAATGTGAAGAATCATCTTCTTTATCTAAAGAATTTAATTGCGTAGCTGGATTAAGTTCTTTGCATATGGATAAAAAATTTCATGTATGGAGATCATCAAATTCAGGTATTGgagaatatattaaagtTTCTTTTAATACACCAGtacaaattaataaatttagATTTAAACCAAGAGATGATGTTCTAACATGGCCATCAGAAATATCATTACTTTTTGATGATACCGAAATTATCATCCCAGTTTTACATACATCTAATATTGAACATAATACAACCAAACTAGAACATCCAATTGTAACAACATTTGTCAAAATCGAAATTAAAGATATGTTTCTTAATCATAATGAAACAGGAGGTTCTTTTGAACTTATTGGGAATTCTTGTAATCTTACTAATGATGATTATTTAGCTCATCATGATGCTACTATAGATATTAATGATTGTCATAATAATACTTTAAACAATATACCTGATGTTCTTCCGTTAATACATGGagataaatttttaataacatGTGATCCAAATTGTTTAGACAACTTATCTGGAGAAGTTTATGGTTCAGATGTATATTCTATAGATTCATCTATATGTAAAGCTTCTATTCATGCAGGTGTTTgtaatatacaaaataaacataattgtaaatttttaattataatcaatgaaaaacaaaaaaattatgtagGTACTTTACAAAatcatattttatctttaaaTCAAAGTAATAATTCAAATTTATCTTTTACATTTTCTCCAATAATTAATCCAAACTTTTCTCAATTTTATTCATCATATCCAAATAGTTATTCCATtgtatttaaaagaaatgatGATCTTAATTTACCAAATAAGTTTTTAATAGATTATGGAGatgtttttaataattatggATCTTTTGCTTACGGATGGAATAAACCAATTACTTTTTTAAACTCTTCatcacaaaaaaaaaaatcttaTTCTAATGGTCTCTATTCAGGAGGTATACCATTTCCCCCTGCAACAGCTAGTCAACATTGTATTACCGATTTAGAATGCCAAACGAATTTCTGGACTTTCCAAACTCATGAAAATGGTACATATACTATTCAAGTACTTGTTGGAAATCTTTCATCCGatattaaacaaaatacatttattgAAGTAAACGGATTGCCTTTaatcaaaaatatacaactcgaaaaaaatgaatattttgTTGCAGTTAAAAATGTTCACGTTACAAGTAGGTCTTTGATATTTACATCGACATGTTTAGAAACAGACAACGAATGTGCTAACGCAAAAACGACAATAATGGCACTTCAAATATTGAAaatttaacaaaaaaaatgaaatgaaaagaaaaagatatacCCCAACACaaatgtaaaataaataaataaatatatatatatatatatttatacatattaacACCAACGCCATATAGAATAACAaattaacatttttaaaaggaaatatgctctatcaaaaaaatgtacacatattatcattcatatttaatttCATGTATTTTCTGTTTTATATGTgcttaatatatatatatatatattaatatttatgagatctttatattcttataaaatttagtaacattttttttcattaaaaaaaaaaaattatttttttttcccaatagaatattattttggCTAGCTAAATTGAAATAgccatttttttttttttttttttttatttttttttttttgagaAAAATTAGCTATTCTAAGAATTTTACCAAATTGGAAAATAgaacataaaaatgttcatggggtattaataaaaaaaaaaaaaaaaaatagaaacataaaaaatgaaaaaataaaataaaattaaatatattaacaaaaaatatgttttattgttaaataaaaacaaaacagTATTGATtaaaattcaaaaaaatgaaaaagttaaacgaaaaaaaaaaaaaataataaataaaataaaataaaacaactggaaaatatgattaacttgataatatatatatatatatatatatatataataaaaatgtgaATATTTTGTGTgtcttttcattttaattttcGGCATCTTGTTCTTGTACCATACAATGTAATTTAAATCTTGAAAGTATACTTGAGAGTCCACTAATTGCCAATCCGCAATTATTTAAATCAAAAAGTGGTATGGCTTTTAAAGTAAATCCAGGAGGTAAATGGAAAATACATTTGGGTGATAAGATTACTTGATATAATCGGATATATTCTTTTGGCCTACTTATATGTGCAGGCAAATATGGTAAGAAAACCGAATTGAATTGTGTTCTCCACCATTCTCCTAAAAAATCTCCAATTTCAACTGTCTCTTCTtgttctttatttatttgtgCTGGTGTAAAATGTATATCTTtaattttgttaatatatttttgtaattttttttttaatacttCTTTTGGCTTCTCCcatgttttatatttcccattcaataaataatatttctgACTTTCTATAtgttgtaataataataaatgagGATATTCATATCTATgacataatattattgcTAATACTGAATTACGAAtaccatttttattatacgCATTTATACGTTTCTTGCATTTCTCCTTAtctataataaatttattttttaacttCTCATCAATATTAAACTCATAATTAGATTGAGGATATAATAACCATTCTCCTTTATTTTCTCGGCCTGTTATATTAACAATTGTACTATTCAAATTCGAGCTTATATTTGTACTTAACATgtctttatatatttattttttagtattacataattaatatatatgcatacatacatatacatatgtatatatcagaaatataaattacaaaacaattataaagaagggctcaaatgtttatatatataaagatatatatatatatatatatatatatatatataatatatacaatatatataatatatatattattttaattaattataatgaaaataattcaaaaaGGGAAAGTTGCACTTTTCTTGATACGcttattatgaaaatattttttttcttttcctttttcttaactttatacaaaattatataattcatcaattatatatatatatatatatttaattatttatttatatttatatttatatatatatatatatatatatatatataatatgctAATAAtctaaaaaaataataagataaTTTATTCTATACTATAACAAATCtacttattattttatccaattaatattttgattgctttttcattttttccCTCTTAAAATTGTAAACAGTAtatcaaatattttaaataatataaaatataaatattatatgtatgaaaaataatttataaaataaatacatataatatatatatatatttattatatgtataagTATCATAATTCTTCACTTATTTTGCCCTTTAGCATTTATATTACTAGGGTAATTAGATACagatattttatatacgAATCATTCAAAGGCagataaatattatactGTTCTTCTTATctataataacatatttagAAGTgttcaaaatattatatatatatatatatattttttttttcttaggattatataatacttGAATAAtcattaataaaaaaatatatatttataatatatataatataatatatgtatatttatttttttttattttatatgaacCTTGTGTTCTGAAGGCTAATAAATTGAAAgttattcatttaaataaaaagaatgaaattatatatatatatatatatatatatatatatatatatatatatattataatataatatgattaaataaagaaagaaTGAATGAATTGTGCTTTAAGTGAGAGAGGAAGAAAcgattttataaatttataaaatatgtgataattttttgttcGTATATAAACATGGAGTTTTATCagattttattttatatgtgtaaatataaaataataaaaatgaaatgaaattaaaaaaaaataataaataaaaataaaaagataaaaaaaaaaaaattgacTTGTAATTGGGTTAGaataaatatgaagaaaaatataatattaaacatatatgtaatattatatatatattatatatattaatataagGGTATAcctttttaataatgttgtatgtctttatttattctttcatatatccaatatttataaaatgaattgcttactattattaatagtataatataaaatataattataatcaaattatttttgtGTTTATAATTACCTTTTAATGGTTACACGTTTGACACTGaaaagttttttttttttttttttttttttttttatgtgttTTATGAGACTAgctattaatatatatatatatatatatattatgaacagtcagaattttttgtattttaatttaatataatataatataattttattttattttattttattttatttaattttcaTGTTATAATTAATCCAAAATGCACAACTCATAATTGTTTGTTTCTAGTTACTTATCCATTTAAGTAATTGTCCCAAACGTTtcatgttttttttttttttttcataagatatgaaattatatatctgtgaaaaaagtaatttataaataaatataaatatgatatatacATAAGTGAAGccaatataatattttttcttgaTATATAATGTCCATATTGAAAGgtaacattattttttaatttgtgAACAAAGGAAACTGTccatttattattatatgtatatatataagatatataaagaCAATAACTAGTTAATAAAACACCTAAAAACATTTGGCAAATTTGTATAAGTGTAACAATAATACTccatttaaattttttattataacaactagccaaaaaataataaaagtacATAATGCTATGAACAAACGCattaatacaaataaaaataaaccCAACAGGTATTTCTTCATAATATGTATCCcatgtatataataaaacagTTGAATGATGAAACCAATGTAAAAATGttatttctttcttttttaaaattaaaaataaagtatcaattaattcaaaatattttgatataataaaaaaacatatcCATAATCCAACTGTACCAAATCCACATGTATATATCGGAGGAATAATTAATAAACCTGTTAAagaataatgatatatgatatatattaatacaggatacaattttattgttactaacaaattaaaaaatgataacaCAAAATTCCATATGGATATAGTTCTTTTCAAATTCAACGCCTTCTTATCTCTCATTAGAATATTCCcatatttacaaaataataaataaattattactatCAAAGGacatatgaaatatttGTTATGAACAAATTGGATAAAGCCAAAGGGTTTGAAATCTCTCTCCCtacaaaaataaacaaacaaataaataatatatatgaatatattatatatatatgaatatattatatatatatatatatataatgtagaatttttttctatgCCATATTTGTACGCACATAATTAAATAACGTATATATTGTCAAACCATTTAAAGGAGACATAATTAAGAAAAGGATATATTTCTTCTATGAAAAATATTGGCCTCTTAGGGTAATTTCTTATATGTCCTATTATCTCCATAAAATACTCAtcatttgtttttgttataatatttgtgATNNNNNNNNNNNNNNNNNNNNNNNNNNNNNNNNNNNNNNNNNNNNNNNNNNNNNNNNNNNNNNNNNNNNNNNNNNNNNNNNNNNNNNNNNNNNNNNNNNNNtttttttttttttttttttttttttttttatatttttttttttttttttttttttttttttttttttttttttcttttttttttattattattattgttcgTTTAAGGTGCTATTGTTTGCAAAATATTCATGGgaagataaaataaaattgaatcataaaaatataaggTATTAAGTCTAACATTGCAGTTTATTGAaagtttttatttttaagaaaaaaaaaaaaaaataataaataaaaaaatcgaaaaaattataaagcttagtaaaaaaattaaaatatatacatatatatgttagtatatgtgtatatgCCAAATCGTATTCTTTTTTTCGTTATTCTTCGTAGgcatttatattattctatACAGTTTCAAAcattttatacattttatatatatttttacgaatgtgtaaatatatatatatatatttatttatttatatttatatataatatttaaaatgaCAGTGGATATTTTTACGTGCTTCGTTTTTCCTTTTTGgaagaataataaaaagttatattttttcataggcacttatatatttatttttatttagtTATACTCATATGATAGTTATGTATGATAATTATTGAAATTGTAgatcattttattatatgacGCATTTTCATTTAAGTGAACGCGTACGCAAATTACAAATCCTTGTAATGacgaaataaaaataaaaagaaaaataaaaagaaaaataaaaagaaatatatataaggCAAACTATATTTTAACATAATACCTTTTAACAAGTTGGACATTTGTAATACATTCgtacatgtatatatgtatatatatatatatatatatatatatatatatttatttattttttttttttttttgtaatttcttcatttaataaCCTTTCTACATGTCACCCTTAATTTTATGTAAAAAGGACGTATTAAAAGGCGTACACTAAATATTTTGTGtgaatatatttgtgtatgcatatataaaaatatatgtcTGTGAATGTTTTATtgttcttattttattattattttttttttttttttggtgGGGGAACATTGcatgaaaataatatttattgataatagaaaaaaaaaataaaggaatgaaatggaaaaaaaaacatttaatGAAAACTTATTGTAAGGGAAAAAATCATGAATATATTACGAATATATTTGTTAGTatgttaataattaaatgtGGAAAAATtctatatatgtataaaaaaaaaaaaaaagaaaaaaaaaaaaaatNNNNNNNNNNNNNNNNNNNNNNNNNNNNNNNNNNNNNNNNNNNNNNNNNNNNNNNNNNNNNNNNNNNNNNNNNNNNNNNNNNNNNNNNNNNNNNNNNNNNttttttatttataaaaaaaacattaaattttaaaaaaaaaaaaaaaaaaaaaaaaaaaagtaaggaaaaaaaaaaaatttaaaaaaaaaaaaaaaaaaaaaaaaaaaatgattttctttcatttttcataatttaaaaatgcacaaaaaaaaaaaatatattaataataatataacatataaaaaaaatatacatataaaaataatatatacatatatttatattttttattttttataattgtCATGAATTTGTTATGTCTAGATAATTCCTCATATCAAGAGCACTTTCATTACcacaataataattattaatttccTCATTAATTACATAACctaattttttatacatatttatagCTGGGTTGTTAGATACTCGAACAAATAAATCTACAAAATTTCctttatgtattatttgGGTTATCTTTTCAAATTCGGTCATTAAATCAACTCCTTTGCCCGTTCGTCTGCTGTCCTCTTCAATGGATAAAGCAGTCACATGACCATGATAATCTTGTCCAAACCCTTCCTCCTTCcctacaaaaaaaaaaaaaaaaaatatatatataaatatatatatatatataaaaatatatatatatatataatatgataaataaaagtcaattatattttcttatacatatatatttataatactactcctttttatattccCATTTTTCAATGAATCTCTTTACACAcacaaacatatatatgatatatatatatatatatatatatatacatacatatacatatcaATTCGttatacataatttttttgttcataaatttttatttaacaCAAACCTAAAATATATCCACTTGTGTGATCATCTATTTCTTTTGTTATGATATTCATATGAGGccatttataaatatatctcaaataaaatttatcaTTAAATACTTCTGTAAAGGGATCTAAATTCACATTGTTCActttatataaatctatatagctaaaatattgataactagccatatttttttttttttttttttttttttttatatatacatatatataaatatatataattgatAATACAATCTTATTTCTTATGggaaataattatatattaaataagctatttatttaattt
This genomic stretch from Plasmodium reichenowi strain SY57 chromosome 1, whole genome shotgun sequence harbors:
- a CDS encoding photosensitized INA-labeled protein 1, PhIL1, putative, giving the protein MLSSISPKRYSFDKQGNIKEIDFLSCKSVILPEQHLNAKDNFICTTRILPNFYETPPDKAAKLKMTQENNIDKANMGTNVYIQRTSSLSNMNVLQYADEVHNNLQDSNVHEINEPLIFADVNQYCGDANTQGIDPGVVAVSNALFAYNSAFQSIPIKSSPNVFKRRSKGEANSEWSNAFVTRVDPYECTDPEEEFKPYEVTKYYDEGKVKTVFNFDQENYNQDM
- a CDS encoding LCCL domain-containing protein; protein product: MLKITCVGLFFYIIKSLFVNTKAPETSLEKITEFRQQHRKTLDGRLCAAAFLHDDQTYTNCTTSLSPDGTSGREWCYVEVQLLGKGSRDWDYCRDSINYDKLRLHAKKVFEEKSLEADRLKDRLHVLNSRVYSMLQKYDSVCGKKHELINSRIEKINEWLDKSSESIMKIENNTNDLNSTKSIIDQLQIDIKEENKNVKQSEENCKNLPGYENEPHSDGLKVSYFNNLFFDGIPIETRIEKDINFLYNSRGPLENISPHKYSIRYEGYIFVPHNGTYTFTVETDCYIRLLVNNKVILTYGLEEVVDMTDENMYHYNQHDMYQYNDGYKLNTPFSFSYPQYSHIKYTLNNDDLSEIIKKNSIPIELLGGEKHKFVLEISHSSHLKYKNEESSSFKLYWKSSRIHEQMIQSHYFFTENIIPPTRFSSLDPDIFELGLVDINQQVYKNDNSWIITNVNTKYVGLHLLKTQEHPTYNNFSLSINTASNLFIASPIDNIFPLSPYKDSLWKVFDTGDIIEIENKGNNNNNNNNNNNNNNSNNNIIYKKKQFKIKFIPLKNKSELKFYISKNIPFFIFAQQRKIFPTICNGEQQILSSPSHAVFKECEESSSLSKEFNCVAGLSSLHMDKKFHVWRSSNSGIGEYIKVSFNTPVQINKFRFKPRDDVLTWPSEISLLFDDTEIIIPVLHTSNIEHNTTKLEHPIVTTFVKIEIKDMFLNHNETGGSFELIGNSCNLTNDDYLAHHDATIDINDCHNNTLNNIPDVLPLIHGDKFLITCDPNCLDNLSGEVYGSDVYSIDSSICKASIHAGVCNIQNKHNCKFLIIINEKQKNYVGTLQNHILSLNQSNNSNLSFTFSPIINPNFSQFYSSYPNSYSIVFKRNDDLNLPNKFLIDYGDVFNNYGSFAYGWNKPITFLNSSSQKKKSYSNGLYSGGIPFPPATASQHCITDLECQTNFWTFQTHENGTYTIQVLVGNLSSDIKQNTFIEVNGLPLIKNIQLEKNEYFVAVKNVHVTSRSLIFTSTCLETDNECANAKTTIMALQILKI
- a CDS encoding mRNA cleavage factor-like protein, putative; the protein is MLSTNISSNLNSTIVNITGRENKGEWLLYPQSNYEFNIDEKLKNKFIIDKEKCKKRINAYNKNGIRNSVLAIILCHRYEYPHLLLLQHIESQKYYLLNGKYKTWEKPKEVLKKKLQKYINKIKDIHFTPAQINKEQEETVEIGDFLGEWWRTQFNSVFLPYLPAHISRPKEYIRLYQVILSPKCIFHLPPGFTLKAIPLFDLNNCGLAISGLSSILSRFKLHCMVQEQDAEN
- a CDS encoding fatty acid elongation protein, GNS1/SUR4 family, putative, with protein sequence ITNIITKTNDEYFMEIIGHIRNYPKRPIFFIEEIYPFLNYVSFKWERDFKPFGFIQFVHNKYFICPLIVIIYLLFCKYGNILMRDKKALNLKRTISIWNFVLSFFNLLVTIKLYPVLIYIIYHYSLTGLLIIPPIYTCGFGTVGLWICFFIISKYFELIDTLFLILKKKEITFLHWFHHSTVLLYTWDTYYEEIPVGFIFICINAFVHSIMYFYYFLASCYNKKFKWSIIVTLIQICQMFLGVLLTSYCLYISYIYTYNNKWTVSFVHKLKNNVTFQYGHYISRKNIILASLMYISYLYLFINYFFHRYIISYLMKKKKKT
- a CDS encoding N-acetyltransferase, putative, with translation MASYQYFSYIDLYKVNNVNLDPFTEVFNDKFYLRYIYKWPHMNIITKEIDDHTSGYILGKEEGFGQDYHGHVTALSIEEDSRRTGKGVDLMTEFEKITQIIHKGNFVDLFVRVSNNPAINMYKKLGYVINEEINNYYCGNESALDMRNYLDITNS